One genomic segment of bacterium includes these proteins:
- a CDS encoding metallophosphoesterase family protein produces MNTWLISDTHFFHEKIKQYCDRPDDWQDRILNNWKNIIKNDDTVYHLGDFMFGKIDHKINYLKEFITGNIILIKGNHERSGVSWFKNNLNIELIKNKFYIINVDDVKIALSHVPLNSNILVDNDIKVNIHGHIHNNYYFIKKEKDMVWFNVSVEQLNYKPINICNIIEYINDLKDKKELLINQCSISEDIG; encoded by the coding sequence TTGAACACTTGGTTAATTTCAGATACACATTTTTTTCATGAAAAAATTAAACAATATTGTGATAGGCCGGATGATTGGCAAGATAGAATTTTAAATAATTGGAAAAATATTATTAAGAATGATGATACTGTATATCACCTTGGTGATTTTATGTTTGGAAAAATAGATCACAAAATAAATTATTTAAAAGAATTTATAACCGGAAATATTATATTAATAAAAGGCAATCATGAAAGATCCGGTGTTAGTTGGTTTAAAAACAATTTAAATATTGAATTAATAAAAAACAAATTTTATATTATAAATGTTGATGATGTGAAAATAGCATTGAGTCATGTCCCATTAAATTCAAACATTCTTGTGGATAACGATATAAAAGTCAATATCCATGGGCATATACATAATAATTATTACTTTATTAAAAAAGAAAAGGATATGGTATGGTTCAATGTGTCAGTGGAACAATTAAATTATAAACCAATTAATATTTGTAATATTATTGAATATATCAACGATTTAAAAGATAAGAAAGAACTTTTGATTAATCAGTGTTCAATTTCAGAAGATATAGGTTGA